From the Tetrapisispora phaffii CBS 4417 chromosome 10, complete genome genome, one window contains:
- the MRN1 gene encoding Mrn1p (similar to Saccharomyces cerevisiae YPL184C; ancestral locus Anc_6.183): MNQDLGIIPDIVSARLNDNVRGFETQNDFNIKESWAHSDMNDYMNSYPYDPTSYQKMIQGQHRNSNTDYMLDEKQYMGEQHRYANRNMDDMPNNMYIDSSYTENQWPHPVDSHQGMVHHNTKDYSHSNIRVAAAAASAITKVEPQTLSVNSSNLSSNLSSNYVTAPSRTVYLGNIPPTLTASDLLDHVRSGVIEEVKILPEKMCAFISFLDENSSLLFHSDAILKRLNIDGKDIKIGWGKPSPLSPIIATSVATDGATRNIFIGQLNTTDHNKQKDNDATIYHGSDDFEDIMTEEKLRKDLEEYGDIDCIKIFKEKGFAFVHFTSILSAIKVVNNLSNSNPYYSKKKIYYGKDRCAFITKTQKHNAAQFLGIPTSKANSLEQTNSGLLANALLQQSAAAAAIATSAGGSNNLGNRTVYLGNLPNDIRIEDICNTIRCGLLQNIKLLSDRHVCFVTFIDPVSAAQFYAMSSIYGFVLQKKRCKVGWGKHSGPLSNPLTLAVSNGASRNVYIGNIDFTADGTKRERYFTDSNLRRIFSEYGEVEQINFLYSKNCCFVNYTNINNAISAIDKIKNNPTFKNLKINFGKDRCGNIAH; the protein is encoded by the coding sequence ATGAACCAAGATTTAGGTATTATACCAGATATTGTTTCTGCTAGGTTAAATGATAACGTTCGAGGTTTTGAGACTCAGAATGATTTTAACATAAAGGAATCATGGGCGCACTCTGATATGAATGACTATATGAATTCTTATCCTTATGATCCTACTTCGTATCAGAAAATGATACAAGGTCAACATCGTAATTCGAATACAGATTATATGTTGGACGAGAAACAATACATGGGTGAGCAACATAGATACGCTAACCGCAACATGGATGACATGCCAaataatatgtatattGATTCTAGCTATACCGAAAATCAATGGCCACATCCAGTAGATTCACATCAAGGAATGGTTCACCATAATACAAAAGATTATTCTCACTCTAATATTAGGGTGGCTGCTGCAGCTGCATCAGCTATCACTAAAGTAGAACCACAAACACTTTCGGtgaattcatcaaatttgTCTTCAAATTTGTCTTCGAATTACGTCACTGCACCAAGCAGAACCGTGTACTTAGGGAATATCCCACCAACCTTAACAGCAAGTGATTTGTTGGATCACGTACGTAGTGGAGTCATTGAAGAGGTCAAGATCTTACCAGAAAAAATGTGTGCATTCATATCATTCTTAGATGAAAATTCATCGCTATTATTCCATTCAGATGCGATTTTAAAACGATTAAATATAGATGgtaaagatattaaaattggCTGGGGCAAGCCAAGCCCACTTTCTCCGATAATTGCAACTAGCGTAGCTACCGATGGAGCCACAAGGAATATATTCATTGGTCAATTAAACACCACTGATCATAATAAGCAGAAAGATAATGATGCAACTATATACCATGGCTCAgatgattttgaagatattatgacagaagaaaaattgagaAAAGATTTAGAAGAATATGGTGATATTGATTGTATTaagatatttaaagaaaaaggaTTTGCATTTGTTCATTTTACTTCCATTCTAAGTGCAATTAAAGTTGTCAACAATTTATCCAATTCCAATCCTTACTACagtaaaaaaaaaatctatTATGGAAAGGATAGATGTGCATTTATCACTAAAACACAAAAGCATAATGCCGCTCAATTCTTAGGTATACCGACAAGCAAAGCAAATAGTCTAGAACAAACAAACTCAGGTTTACTTGCCAATGCATTACTTCAACAAtctgctgctgctgctgcaATTGCGACATCTGCCGGTGGTTCGAATAATCTTGGGAACCGTACTGTGTACTTAGGAAACTTACCAAATGATATTCGTATTGAAGACATATGTAATACTATAAGGTGTGGATTATTGCAGAATATCAAACTTCTCTCTGATCGTCATGTTTGCTTTGTGACGTTCATTGATCCTGTCTCAGCAGCACAATTTTATGCTATGAGCTCCATCTACGGCTTTGTTCTACAGAAAAAGAGATGCAAAGTAGGTTGGGGTAAACATTCTGGTCCATTATCCAATCCATTGACTCTAGCAGTAAGCAACGGTGCATCAAGAAATGTTTATATTGGCAACATCGATTTCACAGCTGACGGCACAAAGAGAGAACGATACTTCACAGATTCCAATCTAAGACGAATCTTCTCCGAGTATGGTGAAGTGGAGCAAATCAATTTCTTATATTCCAAGAACTGCTGCTTCGTTAActatacaaatataaataatgcaATTTCTGctattgataaaattaaaaacaatCCAACATTCAAGAATCTAAAGATCAATTTTGGTAAAGACAGATGCGGGAACATTGCACATTAA
- the UIP4 gene encoding Uip4p (similar to Saccharomyces cerevisiae UIP4 (YPL186C); ancestral locus Anc_6.184) encodes MTIITYKQPLNKFRQLNIAGEFNDWKIVSMSLVGEEWVYKIDFPELGDEPKKFHFKFIDDNDNWFVGDNYPKELDKNSNENNVVIVDPTEDSKLSTPHVKGNHIKESRAGTTSYISEDETTLADQTARETPRQQTNEPDSLHIKTFNADSKAVVSDNLSEKPYDTESNDREYAEQEKLAEDIQNKGFIDGKEPNKYQDKNTYNRGIIGVFALIVVFVVSFF; translated from the coding sequence atgacaataattACTTACAAGCAACCATTGAATAAATTCAGGCAATTAAATATTGCTGGTGAATTCAACGATTGGAAAATCGTTTCTATGTCATTGGTAGGGGAGGAGTGGGTTTACAAGATTGATTTCCCAGAGTTAGGAGATGAACCCAAGAAATTccattttaaatttattgacGATAACGACAATTGGTTTGTTGGTGATAATTATCCTAAGGAATTGGATAAAAATTCCAATGAAAATAACGTGGTTATCGTTGATCCAACTGAGGATTCGAAGTTAAGTACCCCACATGTTAAAGGAAACCACATCAAAGAGTCACGAGCTGGTACTACGTCGTATATTTCCGAAGATGAAACGACATTAGCTGACCAGACAGCTCGAGAAACACCTCGTCAGCAAACAAATGAACCAGATAGTTTGCACATAAAAACTTTTAATGCTGATTCTAAGGCAGTTGTCAGCGATAATCTGTCAGAAAAACCATATGATACTGAATCAAATGACAGAGAATATGCAGAGCAAGAGAAATTAGCTGAggatattcaaaataaaggTTTTATAGATGGCAAAGAACCTAATAAATATCAGGATAAAAATACCTATAACAGGGGAATAATTGGAGTCTTTGCTCTAATTGTCGTGTTTGTCGTAAGCTTTTTTTAG
- the MF(ALPHA)1 gene encoding Mf(Alpha)1p (similar to Saccharomyces cerevisiae MF(ALPHA)2 (YGL089C) and MF(ALPHA)1 (YPL187W); ancestral locus Anc_6.185), whose amino-acid sequence MKLSSVLSTLALTATSAFAAPVSNESVDNASVPAEAIIGYLNFDGANDIALLPFSNSTTSGVMFINTTIAEQAYEEAGVSLSKREADAWHWLRLDPGQPLYKRDAEADAEAWHWLRLDPGQPLYKRDAEADAEAWHWLRLDPGQPLYKRDAEADAEAWHWLRLDPGQPLY is encoded by the coding sequence ATGAAGCTCTCTTCTGTTTTATCAACTTTAGCTTTAACTGCTACTTCCGCTTTCGCTGCTCCAGTTTCCAATGAATCTGTTGACAATGCTTCCGTTCCGGCTGAAGCCATTATTGGTTACTTAAATTTCGATGGTGCTAACGACATTGCCTTATTGCCATTTTCTAACTCTACCACTAGCGGTGTTATGTTCATTAACACAACCATTGCTGAACAAGCTTACGAAGAAGCTGGTGTTTCTTTATCCAAGAGAGAAGCTGACGCATGGCACTGGTTAAGACTGGATCCAGGTCAGCCATTATACAAGAGAGATGCTGAAGCCGATGCTGAAGCTTGGCACTGGTTAAGATTGGACCCAGGTCAACCATTATACAAGAGGGATGCTGAAGCCGATGCTGAAGCTTGGCACTGGTTAAGATTGGACCCAGGTCAACCATTATACAAGAGGGATGCTGAAGCCGATGCTGAAGCTTGGCACTGGTTAAGATTAGACCCTGGTCAACCATTATACTAA
- the POS5 gene encoding NADH kinase (similar to Saccharomyces cerevisiae POS5 (YPL188W); ancestral locus Anc_6.186) produces the protein MYYPLRLITIRQHYFLSKPLVRFLSNKTNDEIVPTLLTQHLKVKPVTMLTASRSPGYVASPHSKLQSMIWSNPIRNVFITKKPGTTTTREAMVKFITHLHDSYPEINVIVQPPVISEISNDFKTFPEQNPNHPHVLFTGENEDIVTKTDLMVTLGGDGTILHAVSMFHDMQVPPVLAFSLGTLGFLLPFDFSEHEVVFNQVMNSRAKCLHRTRLECFIVRKNDPKKISKLVSVHAMNDIFLHRGNAPYLAYLDVFIDGEYLTRTTADGIALATPTGSTAYSLSAGGSIVSPLVPSILLTPICPRSLSFRPLILPHSSHVKIRISTKSTYNLENNKINLSIDGRPYDSLDVGDEIHVINETGTIYLNGSELPPEYNSPDLFKRKSKIKYSGIYCVAKTENDWSLGINELLGFNSSFRFKPAKTKNDKPSNCSFEE, from the coding sequence ATGTATTATCCGTTAAGATTAATTACAATCAGacaacattattttttatccAAGCCTTTGGTTAGGTTTCTAAGCAATAAAACCAACGATGAAATTGTTCCAACTCTTTTGACACAGCATTTGAAAGTGAAGCCAGTAACGATGCTTACGGCTTCCAGATCTCCTGGATATGTTGCTTCTCCGCATTCGAAATTACAATCCATGATTTGGAGTAATCCTATTAGAAATGTGTTTATCACGAAAAAACCAGGTACAACCACCACAAGAGAGGCAATGGTTAAATTTATCACTCATTTGCACGATTCATATCCAGAAATTAACGTTATTGTTCAACCACCGGTTATCAGTGAGATATCTAATGATTTCAAGACCTTCCCTGAACAAAATCCAAACCACCCACATGTACTATTCACTGGcgaaaatgaagatataGTCACTAAAACTGATTTAATGGTCACATTAGGAGGTGACGGTACTATTTTACATGCTGTCTCCATGTTCCACGATATGCAGGTGCCGCCAGTGTTAGCATTTTCTCTTGGCACTTTGGGTTTCTTATTACCTTTCGATTTCTCTGAACATGAGGTAGTTTTTAACCAAGTGATGAATTCAAGAGCCAAGTGCCTACATAGAACCAGGCTAGAGTGTTTTATTGTTCGTAAAAACGACCCCAAGAAGATTAGTAAATTGGTTTCTGTTCATGCTATGAACGATATTTTTTTACATAGAGGTAATGCGCCATATTTGGCCTATTTGGATGTCTTTATTGATGGTGAATATTTGACAAGAACCACCGCAGATGGTATTGCTCTGGCAACACCAACTGGATCAACGGCTTATTCGTTATCCGCAGGTGGATCGATTGTCTCACCATTAGTTCCATCCATTTTATTGACTCCAATTTGCCCAAGATCGTTATCTTTTAGGCCATTGATTTTACCACATTCTTCTCATGTGAAGATCAGAATATCAACAAAGTCGACTTATAACCTggaaaacaacaaaattaatttatccATAGACGGTAGACCATATGACAGTTTAGATGTTGGGGATGAAATACATGTTATCAATGAAACGGGgacaatatatttgaatggTTCTGAGCTTCCGCCTGAATACAATTCACCCGATCTATTCAAACGGaaaagtaaaataaaatactcAGGTATTTATTGTGTTGCCAAAACTGAAAACGATTGGTCGCTTGGCATTAATGAATTGCTTGGTTTTAATTCAAGTTTCAGATTTAAACCTGCAAAAACTAAAAACGACAAACCAAGCAACTGTTCATTCGAAGAGTAA
- the MMS2 gene encoding E2 ubiquitin-conjugating protein MMS2 (similar to Saccharomyces cerevisiae MMS2 (YGL087C); ancestral locus Anc_6.187), producing the protein MSKVPRSFRLLEELEKGEKGMGPESCSYGLADSDDISMTNWNGTILGPPHSNHSNRIYSLSIECGPSYPDEPPTLKFISKINLNCVDSATGVVKPDFNPIKNWKRSYTMETILLELRKEMAHPSNKMLPQPKEGETY; encoded by the exons ATGTCAAAAGT ACCAAGAAGTTTTAGGTTATTAGAGGAACTGGAAAAGGGAGAGAAAGGTATGGGACCAGAATCGTGCAGTTATGGTCTAGCTGATAGTGATGATATCTCTATGACTAACTGGAACGGGACGATATTGGGTCCGCCACACAGCAACCATTCCAACAGAATATATTCGTTGTCCATTGAATGTGGTCCAAGTTATCCTGACGAACCTCCAACCTTGAAATTCATCTCAAAAATTAACTTAAACTGTGTGGATAGTGCTACAGGTGTAGTTAAACCAGATTTCAATCCAATCAAGAACTGGAAAAGATCATACACAATGGAAACTATACTATTGGAATTGAGAAAAGAGATGGCTCACCCAAGTAACAAAATGTTGCCACAACCAAAGGAAGGAGAAACATATTAA
- the MAD1 gene encoding coiled-coil domain-containing protein MAD1 (similar to Saccharomyces cerevisiae MAD1 (YGL086W); ancestral locus Anc_6.188), whose product MSNSGGSSPFLESPGAAKSDIQSQYAKGSVHDNYAVEVAVEDREAPNFNDVDNIGSPEATASNKDDDIRILKYQLTNMKNEHEIETLRVQRKYDNIDRQYKMNMDTLEKTLQDLQKLYETNGLLEEELRNLQRKYEIETEESNLKLSTMKSDMQVKQNECEFLRSQYESVATKFENQVNENRGEQEASQALIKRFENEITKQSNQIVQLQKTIHKKDQELERVKVDGIIDNHKNYSTEEFQELTTINKLLQDQSQYVKELETANITQCNELRKLRISQETASYWKTEYEKTTNSLEDARSVLQRTEEENEKLNSQLSTWRVYLDREANADEDVNPEQILTKFRSLEKECQNYKEENAQLQKDVLQLKSLNDELALERNQSLDLHKNYEASILNLKKINHELEQQKLLSFEECKLLRQELEEINFVTENKKDPNDANLTNKKNNSTYLIQMLSDVQNKNQDLTEDLKVLNDQLLSEQVGSKKRKASDQVTLNYSKRLNELQLENIQYSKDVQKLNDVIKLLEEKIKKLVNIKEKKIRILQLRDNPLLKEQFLRKKQLDILKRENKDLLQELLRDSSEPRDDRKYVPRTVFESLNFDLKEQEHEIFKLNKKSTRLMQVFNKKSLEFIDVVTSLLGFKLEFQKDGRIKIFSCFKPNKYIIADLIANSLKSNLSTVVADWQELFHLWIEERSQIPCFLAEITLRLWEESQQSVPQTAQDS is encoded by the coding sequence aTGAGTAATAGTGGTGGTTCTTCACCATTCCTGGAGTCTCCAGGAGCGGCTAAATCCGATATCCAATCCCAATATGCTAAGGGATCTGTTCATGATAATTATGCTGTGGAGGTTGCTGTTGAGGACAGAGAAGCTCCTAACTTCAATGACGTAGATAATATCGGTTCACCTGAAGCAACTGCATCCAATAAGGATGATGATATtagaattttaaaatatcaattaacGAATATGAAGAATGAGCATGAGATAGAAACTTTGAGGGTTCAAAGAAAGTATGATAATATAGATAGACAATATAAGATGAATATGGACACGTTGGAAAAGACATTGCAAGATTTGCAGAAACTATATGAGACTAATGGACTATTGGAAGAGGAGCTGAGAAACTTGCaaagaaaatatgaaatagAAACTGAAGAGTCTAATTTGAAACTGTCTACCATGAAATCTGATATGCAAGTGAAACAAAATGAATGCGAATTTTTGAGAAGTCAGTACGAATCTGTAGCAACAAAATTTGAGAATCAAGTGAATGAAAATAGAGGTGAACAAGAGGCATCACAAGCATTGATTAAGAGATtcgaaaatgaaattacaAAACAGAGTAATCAGATAGTCCAGCTTCAGAAAACTATACATAAGAAAGATCAAGAATTAGAGAGAGTTAAAGTTGATGGTATAATAGATAACcataaaaattattcaacCGAAGAATTTCAAGAGCTAACTACGATAAATAAACTATTGCAAGATCAATCACAGTATGTTAAAGAGTTAGAAACAGCCAACATTACCCAATGCAACGAGTTAAGGAAATTGAGAATATCACAAGAAACTGCATCTTATTGGAAAACAGAATATGAAAAAACAACGAATTCACTAGAGGATGCTAGAAGTGTGTTGCAACGCACAGAGGAGGAGAATGAGAAACTAAATTCTCAATTGTCTACTTGGAGAGTTTATTTGGATAGAGAGGCTAATGCAGACGAAGATGTGAACCCAGAACAAATTTTAACTAAGTTTAGGTCTTTGGAAAAAGAATGCCAGaattataaagaagaaaatgcTCAGTTGCAGAAAGACGTCCTCCAattgaaatcattaaatgatgaattgGCCTTGGAAAGAAATCAATCATTGGATCTTcataaaaattatgaagcctcaatattaaatttgaaaaagatCAATCACGAACTAGAACAACAGAAGTTGttatcatttgaagaatGTAAGTTATTGAGACAGGAGTTGgaagaaattaattttgttacAGAAAACAAGAAAGATCCAAATGATGCAAACCtaacaaacaaaaaaaataactcCACATATCTAATTCAAATGTTGTCAGATGTCCAAAATAAGAATCAAGATTTAACAGAAGATTTAAAAGTATTAAATGATCAATTGTTATCAGAACAAGTGGGGTCtaaaaagagaaaagcAAGTGACCAAGTTACtttgaattattcaaaaagatTAAATGAGTTACAACTAGAAAATATACAGTATTCCAAAGATGTACAAAAACTTAATGATGTTATAAAATTACtggaagaaaaaattaagaaattagtaaacattaaagaaaaaaagattagAATTTTACAGTTAAGAGATAAtccattattaaaagagCAGTTCTTAAGGAAAAAGCAATTAGATATACTAAAACGTGAGAATAAGGATCTTTTACAAGAGCTGCTTAGAGATAGTTCAGAGCCTAGAGATGACAGAAAGTATGTGCCGAGAACCGTTTTCGAATCGttgaattttgatttaaagGAACAAGAacatgaaatatttaaattgaacaaaaaaTCAACACGTTTAATGCAAGTGTTCAACAAAAAGTCTCTAGAATTTATAGATGTGGTCACTTCATTATTGGGATTCAAGTTAGAGTTCCAAAAAGATGGGagaataaagatattttcCTGTTTTAAGCCAAATAAATACATCATTGCCGACTTAATAGCCAACTCATTGAAATCAAATCTTAGCACAGTGGTAGCAGACTGGCAAGAGCTTTTCCACCTGTGGATAGAAGAACGCTCACAAATTCCCTGTTTTCTTGCCGAAATTACATTGAGATTATGGGAAGAATCACAACAGAGCGTTCCACAAACAGCACAAGATAGTTAG
- the LCL3 gene encoding Lcl3p (similar to Saccharomyces cerevisiae YGL085W; ancestral locus Anc_6.189), protein MSDSSNHKKSSLWNDQKYSVITLSCLISGSTFGAYFCYNRYLRQISKATDIPIGIFRKRWLYGKVTAVGDGDNFHFYHTPGGVLGGWGWIRRVPKSPINDSMNNDKYISTGKKTKSKSVVSPKSFFSRSILNFKKKSYSSNSIMQLKVPYKNLRNLPTIPVRIYAVDAPERAHFGGVTQPFGDEALVWLSYKLLGRYIWMKPLSVDQYNRCVAKVVYWTWLGWRNISLEMIKEGLAVVYEGKTTAEFDGEEMKFRFYERRAKLKKKGLWVQRRVVSPGEYKKSMK, encoded by the coding sequence ATGAGTGATAGTTCAAATCATAAGAAAAGTTCATTATGGAATgatcaaaaatattcagTCATTACACTTTCCTGTTTAATATCAGGTTCGACATTTGGTGCATATTTCTGTTATAACAGGTATCTACGACAAATATCTAAGGCTACTGATATCCCAATTGGAATATTTAGGAAAAGGTGGCTTTATGGGAAAGTAACAGCTGTTGGTGATGGGGATAATTTCCATTTCTATCATACACCTGGTGGGGTTCTTGGTGGATGGGGATGGATAAGACGTGTCCCAAAGAGCCCCATTAATGACAGTATGAacaatgataaatatatatcaactGGCAAGAAAACTAAGAGCAAAAGTGTTGTTTCACCgaaatcatttttttctagAAGTATTCTTAACTTTAAGAAAAAGTCTTACTCTTCCAATTCAATTATGCAATTGAAAGTGCCATATAAGAATTTAAGAAATCTTCCCACAATACCTGTCAGAATATATGCTGTCGACGCCCCAGAGAGGGCTCATTTCGGTGGAGTCACTCAACCGTTTGGTGACGAAGCTTTAGTTTGGCTAAGTTACAAACTGTTAGGCAGATACATTTGGATGAAACCGTTATCTGTTGATCAGTACAATAGATGTGTGGCTAAAGTAGTCTATTGGACCTGGTTGGGATGGAGAAACATAAGTCTTGAAATGATTAAAGAGGGTTTAGCTGTAGTTTATGAAGGTAAAACAACTGCTGAATTTGATGGagaagaaatgaaattcAGGTTTTATGAACGTAGAGCaaagttgaagaagaaggGTTTATGGGTTCAGAGACGAGTTGTGTCACCAGGAGAATACAAAAAAAGCATGAAATAA
- the TPHA0J02280 gene encoding O-acyltransferase (similar to Saccharomyces cerevisiae GUP1 (YGL084C) and GUP2 (YPL189W); ancestral locus Anc_6.190): MYQLLEELKYFLSVESLDSRIIAEPINLVDPDEKEFTASKRKDAKGKKNNKNKSTITVVNKPLWNTLEFKLYYVAFAIVVPWMLKVAMDASSESNPNYPAFEGLLSKGWMFGRKVDNSDSQYRFFRDNLMLLVGLMILHTSVKKVILIVLKSTNKIKFDCIFGMIFIFALHGVNSIRLMSHVLVVFILSHLLRNNRKTATIVIWSYAIFSLFFNSIFWNYPLGQILDILSPIDSSFKGIIERWDVFYNFTLLRILSYNLDYLQRYSDLKGNSGSRSSSIEETNTSNDSTKKTQATERERLIYPHPLEEYRFANYFAYITYAPLFIAGPIITFNDYVYQSKNQSAWINKKAIVSYAIKVFIAVLTMETILHFTYVVAVSKRKAWGGDSPFQMSMIGLLNLNIIWLKLMIPWRLFRLWAMIDGMDTPENMIRCVDNNYSALAFWRAWHRSYNKWVVHYIYIPLGGSNNRILTTLTVFSFVAIWHDIQLKLLLWGWLIVLFLLPELFLTRYFSKYQSSRWYRHICAVGAVINIWMMMIANLFGFCLGADGTKLFLNDIFGSLSGLAFFITASGCLFIAVQLMFEQREAEKRAGIFVKC; this comes from the coding sequence ATGTATCAACTACTAGAggaattaaaatattttctttctgtTGAATCTTTAGATTCACGTATTATAGCTGAGCCTATTAATCTGGTTGATCCTGATGAGAAGGAATTCACAGCTAGTAAGAGGAAGGATGCTAAGggtaaaaaaaataataagaataagAGTACAATCACTGTTGTAAATAAGCCATTATGGAATACTTTAGAATTTAAACTTTACTATGTGGCCTTCGCCATCGTCGTTCCTTGGATGTTGAAAGTTGCAATGGATGCCAGCAGTGAATCAAATCCAAATTATCCAGCATTTGAAGGTTTATTATCGAAAGGCTGGATGTTTGGCAGAAAAGTTGACAATAGTGATTCACAGTATAGGTTTTTTAGAGATAATTTAATGCTATTGGTTGGTCTAATGATTCTTCATACTTCAGTTAAAAAAGTTATATTAATTGTTCTAAAAAGcacaaataaaataaaatttgattgtatttttggtatgatatttatatttgcCCTACATGGAGTTAATTCAATACGATTGATGAGCCATGTATTAgttgtatttatattatcgCATTTACTAAGGAATAATAGAAAAACTGCAACTATTGTAATTTGGAGTTATGCTATCTttagtttattttttaattctatCTTCTGGAATTATCCATTGGGTCAAATATTAGACATACTATCTCCTATTGATTCTTCATTTAAGggaattattgaaagatGGGATGTGTTCTACAATTTTACTTTATTGAGAATATTAAGTTATAATTTAGATTACCTACAGAGATATTCCGATTTGAAAGGAAATAGCGGAAGTAGAAGTTCGTCTATTGAAGAAACTAACACTTCAAATGACTCtacaaaaaaaacacaGGCTACTGAAAGAGAAAGATTAATATATCCTCATCCATTAGAAGAATATCGTTTTGCAAATTATTTTGCTTATATCACCTATGCTCCCTTATTTATCGCTGGTCCGATTATTACATTTAATGATTATGTTTATCAGTCAAAGAATCAATCAGCATggattaataaaaaagcTATCGTCAGTTATGCTATTAAAGTATTCATAGCTGTACTAACTATGGAAACTATATTACATTTCACTTACGTTGTAGCAGTTTCAAAGAGAAAGGCTTGGGGTGGTGATTCTCCATTCCAAATGTCCATGATTGGTTTGTTAAACctaaatattatttggcTGAAATTAATGATTCCATGGAGATTATTTAGACTTTGGGCTATGATTGATGGGATGGATACGCCAGAAAATATGATCAGATGTGTTGACAATAATTATAGTGCCTTAGCATTTTGGAGAGCATGGCACAGAAGTTACAACAAATGGGTTGTTCATTATATCTACATCCCATTAGGAGGatcaaataatagaatACTGACAACTTTAAcagttttttcttttgttgcAATTTGGCATGATATACAATTGAAGTTGCTACTATGGGGTTGGTTGATcgtattatttttattaccaGAATTATTTCTAACTAGATACTTTTCTAAATACCAGAGCTCGAGATGGTACAGACATATATGTGCAGTAGGTGCCGTGATTAATATTtggatgatgatgattGCAAACTTATTTGGATTCTGTTTGGGAGCGGACGGTACAAAGTTATTTCtgaatgatatttttgGCTCTTTGTCTGGATTAGCATTTTTTATAACTGCAAGTGGATGTCTATTCATCGCAGTCCAACTAATGTTTGAACAGAGAGAAGCTGAAAAGAGAGCTGgtatttttgttaaatgttaa